A portion of the Lolium rigidum isolate FL_2022 chromosome 1, APGP_CSIRO_Lrig_0.1, whole genome shotgun sequence genome contains these proteins:
- the LOC124693343 gene encoding uncharacterized protein LOC124693343 translates to MTSWIMALGSTWARHFLYIRGWNRLYRVTVSLRRLVNAVGWRMWSGNVGQFNLFKYAQEHASMDMHKLKDLAPPVHISAPTKDLVVNMITKIVARHGGEADGLYSLNQKVENCELPVLDCDFDTRIIIWHIATHAILLWIKDKERQRDDRNYEKAIKTLSNYMVFLLVKHPEMLVAHTSRQLCLEALNLLKFVDTNGLAEYLSQDTLPVQGPLMKNDPCVRGMALAKSLVGNEWERHHLLEVVFGAWVVMLCYAGSHCNRDSHARRLSSGGEFLTIVWQLAGHLSHYEREKHEQARKEASITKWREEDRKHTMRLRRPLIGRGDGMLQRDVELGATSYSHIDQGNRSNAAPDT, encoded by the exons ATGACATCATGGATCATGGCACTAGGGTCGACGTGGGCACGCCATTTCCTGTACATTCGGGGATGGAACCGGCTTTACCGTGTAACTGTGTCTCTTCGCCGGCTTGTCAATGCAGTAGGATGGAGGATGTGGTCAGGCAACGTTGGGCAATTCAACCTCTTTAAGTATGCACAAGAGCATGCATCCATGGACATGCATAAACTGAAGGACTTGGCTCCTCCCGTGCACATTTCTGCACCTACCAAGGACTTGGTGGTGAATATGATCACCAAGATAGTGGCGAGGCATGGTGGCGAAGCGGATGGTTTGTATTCCTTGAACCAGAAGGTGGAGAACTGTGAGCTCCCTGTACTTGACTGTGATTTTGACACAAGAATCATCATTTGGCACATCGCCACTCATGCTATTCTTCTCTGGATCAAGGACAAAGAGAGGCAACGAGATGATCGCAACTACGAGAAGGCAATCAAGACGCTGTCCAATTACATGGTGTTTCTCCTCGTGAAGCACCCGGAGATGTTGGTGGCCCATACTAGCCGCCAATTGTGCCTAGAAGCCTTGAATCTGCTCAAATTTGTGGACACAAACGGACTCGCCGAGTATCTTTCACAGGACACTCTGCCTGTGCAGGGGCCGCTGATGAAGAATGACCCTTGTGTCAGGGGAATGGCGCTTGCCAAGAGCCTGGTCGGTAACGAATGGGAGAGGCATCACCTGCTGGAGGTGGTATTTGGGGCTTGGGTCGTGATGTTATGCTACGCAGGCAGCCACTGCAACAGGGATTCCCACGCTAGGAGGCTGAGCAGCGGCGGCGAGTTTCTAACCATCGTGTGGCAGCTAGCAGGGCACCTCTCCCATTATGAGAGAGAGAAGCACGAGCAAG CTCGGAAAGAAGCTAGTATAACAAAGTGGCGTGAGGAAGATAGAAAACACACCATGCGTCTGAGGAGACCTTTGATTGGCCGAGGGGATGGGATGCTACAAAGAGACGTTGAACTTGGAGCAACTTCCTACTCTCATATCGACCAAGGCAACAGGAGCAATGCAGCTCCTGATACCTGA
- the LOC124693352 gene encoding 30S ribosomal protein S16-2, chloroplastic/mitochondrial-like: MVVRIRLARFGCRNRPFYRVMAADSRSPRDGKHLEVLGYYNPLPGKDGGKRMGLKFDRVKYWLSVGAQPSDPVQRILFRAGVLPPPPLLAMGRKGGHRDRNPIHPMTGRPLDLEGVTIVDDPNATEGDAEESAEPLLEA; this comes from the exons ATGGTGGTCCGGATCCGGCTCGCGCGGTTCGGCTGCCGGAACCGGCCCTTCTACCGGGTCATGGCCGCCGACAGCCGCTCCCCGCGCGACGGGAAGCACCTCGAGGTCCTCGGCTACTACAACCCGCTCCCCG GGAAGGATGGTGGCAAGAGGATGGGTCTCAAATTCGACCGGGTCAA GTACTGGCTATCTGTTGGGGCACAACCATCAGACCCTGTACAGCGTATCCTCTTCCGCGCTGGGGTTCTGCCTCCACCTCCACTGTTAGCTATGGGTCGCAAGGGTGGACATCGTGATAGGAACCCCATTCATCCCATGACTGGGCGTCCTTTGGACCTTGAGGGTGTCACAATTGTTGATGATCCCAATGCCACTGAAGGTGATGCTGAAGAATCTGCAGAACCTTTGTTGGAGGCGTGA